From the Leptospira sp. WS60.C2 genome, one window contains:
- a CDS encoding patatin-like phospholipase family protein, with the protein MKDLEGKIHLVSSLPLFRSLSKKEKTWVAESVHIVERERDEVLFTAGDSDRSLFLILSGGIKLYLPKKGEGKREEEVQYLKKGEYFGIQALLTGEKHNHTAITVSESRFLVLSQSEFQKLIQKIPYLSITFSKMLTKSLRGELLGGKEYFRNSVVCLVHSDPIANERFADALVTSIEKESGKKAVILHFGQNGNPPAPHAKSYKFKDADRIKETLGKHYASHSFILLEVFPETETELKHLLLDEADHIENFVSKQVESNLCDSITKEAKENEILYHETNIRDIIEHGKWEIFIRRKARELSGVEMGVALGGGAALGLAQVGIMKVMEEEGIIPDMISGTSIGAIIGAFWASGLGYKGILPLLGEIDSLFKMFKLVDLSFPGQGLLHGKHVRTLLEKYLGDLYFEDLPIKLRLISCDISTRQEIVLSEGKVLDAVMASISIPGVFVPQPQENGKTYVDGGIVNPLPVSALTQEGIQKIIAINSMPSSKDEMKTNKLLNLNVLDIIVNSLYSLQYRIGKYSAQEADVYLNPILPNSNWFEFWRSKEFIELGETVAKSSLQEIKQLFSEKN; encoded by the coding sequence ATGAAAGATCTTGAAGGAAAAATCCACCTCGTTTCGAGTTTACCTCTGTTTCGTAGTCTTTCCAAAAAAGAGAAAACCTGGGTGGCGGAATCCGTTCATATCGTAGAACGGGAAAGAGATGAAGTCCTATTTACTGCCGGCGATAGTGACAGAAGTTTGTTTCTCATTTTGTCTGGTGGAATCAAATTGTATCTTCCCAAAAAAGGGGAAGGCAAACGGGAAGAAGAGGTCCAGTATCTAAAAAAAGGGGAATACTTCGGCATCCAAGCCTTACTCACGGGAGAAAAACACAACCATACAGCTATTACAGTGAGTGAGTCGCGATTTTTGGTTCTCTCCCAATCCGAATTTCAAAAACTGATTCAAAAAATCCCCTATTTATCCATCACCTTCTCCAAAATGCTGACCAAGTCTTTACGAGGAGAACTTTTAGGTGGTAAGGAATACTTTCGCAATTCTGTGGTTTGTCTTGTCCATTCCGATCCGATTGCCAATGAGAGATTTGCCGATGCACTGGTAACAAGCATTGAAAAGGAATCGGGTAAAAAAGCAGTCATCTTACATTTTGGCCAAAATGGAAATCCACCCGCTCCTCATGCGAAATCTTACAAATTCAAAGATGCAGACCGGATCAAAGAAACCTTAGGCAAACATTATGCAAGCCATTCCTTTATTCTCTTAGAAGTGTTTCCCGAAACAGAAACGGAACTCAAACATCTGTTACTGGATGAGGCTGACCATATCGAAAACTTTGTTTCAAAACAAGTGGAATCGAATCTCTGCGATTCCATCACAAAGGAAGCAAAAGAAAATGAAATCCTATATCATGAAACAAATATTAGGGACATCATCGAACACGGAAAATGGGAGATTTTCATTCGTAGAAAAGCAAGAGAACTCTCAGGTGTCGAAATGGGAGTCGCCTTAGGCGGTGGCGCTGCTCTCGGTCTTGCGCAAGTGGGCATCATGAAAGTCATGGAAGAGGAAGGAATCATTCCTGACATGATTTCTGGAACCAGTATTGGTGCCATCATTGGAGCTTTTTGGGCCAGTGGTCTTGGTTATAAGGGAATTTTACCATTACTCGGTGAAATTGATAGTCTCTTTAAGATGTTCAAACTCGTGGATTTGTCCTTTCCTGGGCAAGGTTTACTCCATGGAAAACATGTAAGAACCCTTTTGGAAAAATACTTGGGGGATTTGTATTTTGAAGACCTTCCCATCAAACTAAGACTCATTAGTTGTGATATCTCAACACGACAGGAAATCGTTTTATCCGAAGGAAAGGTACTTGATGCCGTGATGGCCAGTATTTCGATCCCAGGGGTATTTGTTCCGCAACCGCAGGAAAACGGGAAAACCTATGTAGATGGTGGAATTGTCAATCCGCTACCTGTATCCGCTCTCACTCAAGAAGGAATTCAAAAAATCATCGCGATCAATTCCATGCCAAGTTCTAAAGACGAAATGAAAACAAACAAATTACTCAATTTGAATGTTCTCGATATCATTGTAAATAGTTTGTATTCCTTACAATATAGAATTGGAAAATACAGTGCCCAAGAGGCCGATGTGTATCTGAATCCGATTCTCCCCAATTCGAATTGGTTTGAATTTTGGAGGAGTAAGGAATTTATCGAACTCGGTGAAACCGTAGCTAAAAGTTCCTTACAAGAAATCAAACAGTTGTTTAGCGAAAAAAATTAA
- the recN gene encoding DNA repair protein RecN — translation MITHLKIKDFALFESLELSLSDGLTVFTGESGAGKSLIFDALASLFGGRCSTSNIRQGKDRYSLQAVLSLAGQNLAKDYLMEQGFRYIGDEIVITKELMKDGKARVKIGESLASTTHLRELGKTMAEIHCQNEQLFLLEKSNQLEFLDRFGNLESLKFKFKSALQQYRHWKQKLSDFEETRKTMLKRKEILEYEVEEIEAISPKEGEEESLSSEESLLANGEKLAENYRLVLEELSEKENSILKVFPSLIHAIQKVTILIPEKRDMLEEWEDVYDRLKSLKSVIREEEEELFFSPERLDMVQARLQELKKLKKKYNVSIGEINQLLEEKKSELERWKEQAGDEDFLRIKKDQCLAELKDLGFQLSKLRRNAISQFEEEVQKEMVDLGLEGGKLQVVLRWEENPEGEVEEGSKSYFLSESGLDQIEFYFSANPGEKPRPLRKVASGGELSRVMLALRSVLGKQAPSPQMLVLDEVDTGLGGEAAEAMATKLKKLARNSQILLITHTQQVAAAGDHQIKIEKRQEGGRTVSEASLLDFEERKRELARMIGGKQVTTAVLKAATDLLMKKAG, via the coding sequence ATGATTACACATTTGAAAATTAAGGATTTTGCCCTTTTTGAATCGCTTGAGCTTTCCCTTTCGGACGGTCTCACTGTCTTCACTGGAGAATCTGGTGCTGGAAAATCGTTAATTTTCGATGCCTTAGCTTCTCTATTCGGAGGTCGATGTTCGACTTCGAATATTCGGCAAGGGAAGGATCGGTATTCTTTACAGGCAGTTTTGTCTTTGGCGGGACAAAACTTAGCGAAGGACTACTTAATGGAACAAGGGTTTCGTTACATAGGGGACGAAATTGTCATCACAAAGGAACTCATGAAAGATGGTAAGGCAAGGGTGAAGATTGGAGAGAGTCTTGCTTCCACTACCCATTTACGAGAACTCGGAAAAACGATGGCTGAGATCCATTGCCAGAATGAACAACTCTTCCTATTAGAAAAATCCAACCAACTCGAGTTTTTAGATCGATTTGGAAATTTGGAATCTTTGAAATTTAAATTTAAATCTGCCTTACAACAATACAGACATTGGAAACAAAAACTTTCTGATTTCGAAGAAACCAGAAAAACGATGTTGAAACGAAAGGAAATCTTAGAATACGAAGTCGAGGAAATTGAGGCAATCTCTCCGAAAGAAGGAGAAGAAGAAAGTTTGAGTTCCGAAGAGAGTTTACTTGCCAATGGAGAAAAACTAGCAGAGAACTACCGTTTGGTGTTAGAAGAACTTTCCGAAAAAGAAAACTCGATTTTAAAAGTTTTTCCAAGTCTCATCCATGCCATTCAAAAAGTTACCATTCTCATTCCGGAAAAACGGGATATGTTAGAAGAGTGGGAAGATGTCTATGATCGACTGAAATCTCTCAAGTCAGTGATTCGAGAGGAAGAAGAAGAACTCTTCTTTAGTCCAGAGCGATTGGATATGGTACAGGCAAGACTCCAAGAGCTAAAAAAATTAAAGAAAAAATACAATGTGAGCATTGGTGAAATTAATCAGTTATTGGAAGAAAAAAAATCAGAATTAGAGCGTTGGAAAGAACAAGCGGGGGATGAAGACTTTTTACGCATAAAAAAAGACCAATGCCTTGCCGAACTCAAGGATTTGGGATTCCAACTCTCTAAGCTCAGGAGAAATGCCATTTCTCAGTTTGAGGAGGAAGTACAAAAGGAAATGGTCGATTTAGGACTCGAAGGGGGAAAATTGCAAGTAGTCCTCCGATGGGAAGAGAACCCAGAAGGGGAAGTAGAAGAAGGCTCCAAATCCTATTTCCTATCCGAATCAGGACTTGACCAAATCGAATTCTATTTTAGTGCCAATCCAGGAGAAAAACCAAGACCCCTCCGCAAAGTGGCTTCTGGTGGTGAGTTGTCTCGTGTCATGCTTGCTCTAAGGAGTGTTCTCGGCAAACAGGCACCTTCTCCACAGATGTTAGTTTTAGATGAAGTGGATACCGGACTTGGAGGAGAAGCAGCGGAGGCGATGGCCACAAAGCTGAAAAAACTAGCAAGGAACTCTCAAATTCTACTCATCACACACACCCAACAAGTGGCGGCAGCTGGAGACCACCAAATTAAGATCGAAAAACGACAAGAAGGTGGGAGAACCGTCTCCGAAGCCTCCCTTTTGGACTTTGAAGAGAGAAAGAGAGAGCTCGCCCGGATGATTGGTGGGAAACAAGTGACTACGGCAGTCCTCAAGGCGGCCACAGACCTTTTGATGAAAAAAGCTGGTTAG
- a CDS encoding MotA/TolQ/ExbB proton channel family protein: MSFPFAKSDSIISSVPPQTIPILIIFVSIVGFTIIVERLVYYWRLKSIPQDHFRRVRELAREGKWDDAKDVLTQDVQSPAAVLLRLAFDLKRRGVNFWEEDIRQEGFRQIYLMERYLTGLGTIATIAPLLGVLGTVIGIVRSFAEGAGTQGAEVGISEALITTAMGLAIAIPAYIFYNVFSRMKEEKITEMENVTDLVLPHLQKR; encoded by the coding sequence ATGTCTTTTCCTTTCGCTAAATCAGATTCAATCATTTCATCGGTTCCCCCACAAACCATTCCCATTTTAATCATTTTTGTATCCATCGTTGGTTTTACCATCATTGTGGAACGCCTAGTGTATTACTGGAGATTAAAAAGCATTCCTCAAGACCATTTTCGTAGAGTTCGGGAATTAGCACGGGAAGGGAAATGGGACGATGCAAAAGATGTTCTCACACAAGATGTGCAGTCACCGGCAGCCGTTCTTTTGCGATTGGCTTTCGACTTAAAACGTCGTGGTGTTAATTTTTGGGAAGAGGACATTCGGCAAGAAGGGTTTCGCCAAATCTATTTGATGGAACGATACTTAACTGGGCTTGGAACCATTGCCACCATTGCACCGTTACTTGGTGTACTCGGAACAGTCATTGGGATTGTAAGGTCCTTTGCTGAAGGTGCTGGAACACAAGGAGCTGAGGTCGGTATCTCAGAAGCATTGATTACCACAGCGATGGGGCTTGCTATTGCAATTCCGGCATACATTTTTTATAACGTATTTAGCCGAATGAAGGAAGAAAAAATTACGGAAATGGAAAACGTAACGGATCTAGTGCTTCCACATTTGCAAAAACGATAA
- a CDS encoding ExbD/TolR family protein: MKFRKPQKSFNNIELAPLIDVISFIVIYFLMNATLEKNTALKVELPRSSSVAKEKQKDELVITVDKQGKIYLDQSSEPVPLEGLTEKINGFLGPEKERDPKKNKVIIRGDGGASYQVVVKVIDAVNAAGVSRFNLAMVKGTSK, from the coding sequence ATGAAATTTCGAAAGCCTCAAAAGTCGTTTAACAACATTGAATTGGCTCCGCTGATCGATGTCATATCGTTTATCGTTATCTATTTTTTAATGAATGCTACTTTGGAAAAAAACACTGCCTTAAAAGTGGAGTTACCAAGGTCTTCCAGTGTTGCCAAAGAAAAACAGAAAGATGAGCTTGTCATCACGGTTGATAAACAAGGAAAAATATATTTGGATCAAAGTTCTGAACCGGTTCCACTGGAAGGACTGACCGAAAAAATCAATGGATTTTTAGGACCAGAAAAAGAACGAGATCCTAAAAAAAACAAAGTGATCATTCGCGGAGATGGTGGTGCGTCCTACCAAGTTGTTGTTAAGGTGATCGATGCTGTGAATGCAGCGGGAGTGAGTCGCTTTAATCTAGCAATGGTAAAGGGCACATCAAAGTAA